The Henckelia pumila isolate YLH828 chromosome 2, ASM3356847v2, whole genome shotgun sequence genome includes a window with the following:
- the LOC140883169 gene encoding APO protein 2, chloroplastic: protein MSCGYVHFQLSSAALVHCGGRNALERVDILKHNSQQGLSLLESLKNSCGGLTLQFKLGFSSRHLNRFQALVTKCDHPQNTDFPRYYSKKEKKPFPIPIIELRRAARQRFKNSKDQRIGIPPPKRGLVVQRLIPVAYSIMNTRIQLINNLKKLLKVVPVHACKWCNEIHVGPVGHPFKSCKGPQSSTRKGHHEWGETVLEDILIPVDAYHLYDRLGNRIPHGERFSVPRIPAVVELCVQAGVDLPEYPTKRRRKPIIRIGKKEFVDADESDLPDPDPEVPKTPILDEIPDSAIIPPSSKEETMLLAVETLQAWEEMREGAKRLMKMYPVRACGYCPEVHVGPTGHKAQNCGAHKHQQRNGQHGWQASVLDDLIPPKFVWHVPDVKKPLQRELRNFYGQAPVVVEICAQAGADVPDQYKATMRLDIGIPTDVREAEMVV from the exons ATGAGTTGTGGATATGTGCATTTCCAGTTGAGTAGTGCTGCTCTTGTGCATTGTGGAGGAAGGAATGCACTTGAAAGAGTTGATATTCTAAAGCATAACTCACAGCAAGGCCTCAGTTTGCTTGAATCTTTGAAG AACAGTTGCGGTGGACTTACGCTCCAATTCAAGCTTGGATTTTCCTCACGGCACCTCAATCGTTTCCAAGCTTTGGTCACTAAATGCGATCATCCTCAGAATACAGATTTTCCTCGTTATTATTccaaaaaagagaagaaaccaTTCCCTATACCCATAATTGAGTTAAGGCGAGCTGCCAGGCAGAGGTTTAAAAACAGCAAGGACCAACGTATTGGAATTCCTCCTCCCAAAAGAGGATTGGTGGTTCAAAGACTGATTCCTGTTGCTTACAGCATCATGAATACGAGAATACAACTTATTAACAATCTCAAGAAGCTTTTGAAAGTGGTTCCTGTCCATGCCTGCAA GTGGTGTAATGAAATTCACGTGGGTCCTGTCGGGCATCCTTTCAAATCTTGTAAAGGACCACAATCTTCTACTCGTAAAGGCCATCATGAGTGGGGGGAAACGGTTCTTGAGGACATATTGATACCTGTTGATGCCTACCACTTGTATGATCGTCTTGGAAACCGGATTCCTCATGGGGAAAGATTTTCGGTTCCAAGAATACCTGCAGTTGTGGAGCTGTGCGTACAAGCAGGAGTCGACTTGCCCGAATATCCAactaaaagaagaagaaaacctATCATACGCATTGGCAAAAAGGAATTCGTCGATGCAGATGAAAGTGACCTACCAGATCCCGACCCAGAAGTTCCAAAAACTCCAATATTGGATGAAATACCAGACTCTGCGATCATACCACCATCCAGCAAAGAAGAAACAATGTTGCTTGCTGTGGAAACTCTTCAAGCATGGGAAGAAATGAGAGAGGGAGCTAAGCGGCTAATGAAGATGTACCCAGTTCGGGCATGTGGTTATTGTCCTGAAGTTCATGTTGGTCCGACGGGACACAAAGCACAGAACTGTGGTGCTCACAAGCACCAACAGCGTAATGGGCAACATGGATGGCAAGCATCAGTTCTTGATGACTTGATACCCCCCAAATTTGTTTGGCATGTTCCTGACGTCAAAAAACCACTGCAACGGGAGCTTAGAAACTTTTACGGACAAGCCCCTGTGGTGGTAGAAATTTGTGCACAGGCTGGTGCTGATGTGCCCGATCAGTACAAAGCTACTATGAGATTGGATATTGGGATTCCTACAGATGTTAGAGAAGCGGAAATGGTTGTTTAG